Proteins from one Paraburkholderia sp. BL10I2N1 genomic window:
- a CDS encoding alpha/beta hydrolase, which yields MTDTHITTPTRFADVDGTRFAYRRWGNTDSSQPPLLLLQHFRGGMDHWDPLMTDGLAEGREVILYNGRGIASSGGQPRTRIEDMADDAAAFVRTLGLPQIDVLGFSLGGFQALDLTWRHPELVRKLMLLGTGPRGGDPDMEPRVLSTAVNPVPVFEDFLYLFFGRSAHAEQAAREFWERRHRRVDQDPPSSPEVAKAQIEANMLYLPRLSEDDPFAYLRGIQQPTFILNGVNDVMIPTVNSFYMARNLPNAQLFIYADSGHAAQFQHPQRFLYHVARFLSE from the coding sequence ATGACTGACACCCATATCACCACGCCCACGCGCTTCGCGGATGTCGACGGTACGCGATTCGCCTACCGCCGCTGGGGTAACACCGATTCCTCGCAGCCGCCTTTACTGCTTCTGCAGCACTTTCGCGGCGGCATGGACCATTGGGACCCGTTGATGACCGACGGCCTTGCCGAAGGCCGCGAAGTCATTCTCTACAACGGTCGCGGCATTGCTTCGTCCGGCGGCCAGCCCCGCACCCGCATTGAGGACATGGCCGATGACGCGGCAGCCTTCGTTCGCACCCTGGGCTTGCCGCAGATCGATGTTCTGGGCTTCTCGCTGGGCGGTTTTCAGGCGCTGGATCTGACCTGGCGTCATCCCGAGTTGGTGCGCAAACTGATGCTGCTGGGCACCGGCCCACGTGGTGGCGACCCCGACATGGAGCCGCGCGTGCTGAGCACAGCGGTCAATCCCGTCCCCGTCTTCGAAGACTTTCTCTACCTGTTCTTCGGCCGGTCGGCGCATGCCGAGCAGGCCGCGAGGGAATTCTGGGAACGTCGCCATCGACGCGTCGACCAGGACCCCCCGTCTTCCCCAGAGGTCGCGAAAGCACAGATCGAGGCCAACATGCTGTATCTGCCAAGGCTCTCGGAAGACGATCCATTCGCCTACCTGCGTGGCATCCAGCAGCCCACGTTCATCCTCAACGGCGTCAACGACGTGATGATTCCGACGGTCAACTCGTTCTACATGGCCCGCAACCTGCCGAACGCCCAGTTGTTCATCTACGCGGACTCGGGCCACGCTGCGCAGTTCCAGCACCCGCAGCGTTTTCTTTATCACGTGGCGCGGTTTCTGAGCGAGTGA
- a CDS encoding NADH:flavin oxidoreductase/NADH oxidase family protein — MANPSSFNASPLSQPLRLPNGSMLRNRLAKSSMSETLGTYDNHATPKLVELYRRWAASGVGLLLTGNVMIDRRALGEPGNVVIEDESDMLILKQWARAATDQGAALWVQLNHPGKQSPKGLNVSNLSPSAIPFREDMAAFFETPREATTAEIRDIIRRFGRSAAICKSAGFSGVQIHGAHGYLINQFLSPHHNRRTDEWGGSPEHRRRFLMEVYAEIRRRVGSDFPVGIKLNSADFQRGGFTEEESMATIHALAEAGIDLIEVSGGTYEAPAMSGAFQQPQKASTAAREAYFLEFAEKVRAKSPVLLMVTGGFCTADGMNAALRSGSLDIVGLARLLAIDPDAPAALLQGRDSPQRVRPISTGIKPVDRMGIMEVLWYTRQLRRIAEGGNPRPKESGLMAFLKSLVNSSWGNYRTKRMRA; from the coding sequence ATGGCCAACCCGTCCTCATTTAACGCCAGCCCGCTGAGCCAGCCGTTGCGTTTGCCCAATGGCAGCATGCTCCGCAACCGTCTCGCCAAGTCGTCCATGAGCGAGACGCTGGGTACCTATGACAACCATGCGACGCCCAAGCTCGTCGAGTTGTACCGGCGTTGGGCCGCTTCCGGTGTCGGCTTGCTGCTGACCGGCAACGTCATGATCGACCGCCGTGCGCTCGGCGAGCCTGGCAATGTGGTAATCGAGGACGAGTCCGACATGCTCATCCTGAAGCAATGGGCTCGCGCGGCCACCGACCAGGGCGCGGCCCTGTGGGTGCAACTCAATCATCCCGGCAAACAGTCGCCCAAAGGGCTGAACGTCAGCAACCTGTCGCCGTCGGCCATTCCGTTTCGCGAGGACATGGCGGCGTTTTTCGAGACCCCGCGCGAAGCCACTACCGCAGAGATCCGCGACATTATCCGGCGCTTTGGGCGCAGCGCCGCCATCTGCAAGAGCGCCGGCTTCAGCGGCGTGCAGATCCACGGCGCCCACGGCTATCTGATCAACCAGTTCCTGTCGCCTCATCACAACCGGCGCACTGACGAATGGGGCGGCAGCCCTGAGCATCGGCGCCGCTTCCTGATGGAGGTCTACGCCGAAATCCGCCGCCGTGTCGGCAGCGATTTTCCAGTGGGCATCAAACTCAATTCGGCCGACTTTCAGCGCGGCGGCTTCACCGAGGAGGAGTCGATGGCCACCATTCACGCGCTTGCCGAGGCGGGCATCGATCTGATCGAGGTTTCCGGAGGCACCTACGAGGCGCCGGCCATGAGCGGCGCCTTCCAGCAGCCGCAAAAAGCCTCGACGGCAGCGCGTGAAGCCTACTTCCTGGAGTTCGCGGAGAAAGTCCGCGCGAAGAGCCCGGTGTTGCTGATGGTCACCGGCGGCTTCTGCACAGCTGACGGCATGAACGCCGCACTGCGTTCGGGTTCGCTCGACATCGTCGGCCTGGCGCGGCTGTTGGCGATCGACCCGGATGCGCCGGCTGCCTTGCTGCAAGGGCGCGACAGCCCGCAGCGCGTGCGGCCGATCAGCACGGGCATCAAACCGGTGGACCGCATGGGCATCATGGAGGTTCTTTGGTACACGCGGCAGCTCAGGCGCATTGCAGAGGGGGGCAATCCACGCCCCAAGGAAAGCGGCCTGATGGCCTTCCTCAAAAGTCTGGTGAATAGCAGTTGGGGCAACTATCGCACCAAGCGCATGCGGGCGTGA
- a CDS encoding helicase gives MLKFKFLLWMFTQLLKRQIRNNSDCAKYVAGKTLVFQIRTVSGVGRYYVIRDGVIRSIGGLTANPQFTLTFRDAVKGFAILSAKESQAAFLRGLGNKDLIISGDFREVMWFQGLTAFLQPPKVVSPYNRTAF, from the coding sequence ATGCTCAAGTTTAAGTTCCTGCTGTGGATGTTCACCCAGCTCCTGAAACGACAGATCAGGAACAACTCCGACTGCGCGAAGTACGTCGCGGGCAAGACCTTGGTGTTTCAGATCCGCACGGTGTCCGGCGTCGGTCGCTACTACGTCATTCGCGATGGCGTCATCCGATCTATTGGGGGACTGACGGCGAACCCCCAGTTCACGCTCACTTTCAGAGATGCCGTCAAAGGCTTCGCGATCCTGTCGGCCAAGGAAAGCCAGGCGGCCTTCCTCAGGGGCCTGGGCAACAAGGATCTGATCATTAGCGGCGACTTTCGCGAAGTGATGTGGTTTCAGGGCCTGACGGCATTCCTGCAGCCTCCGAAAGTCGTTTCGCCTTACAACCGCACCGCGTTCTGA
- a CDS encoding alpha/beta hydrolase, which translates to MIQEINAMRRLLKASVLGLALAATLVSAPVQAAEVSPDNATMSSSPLKQELEVSWKDAPTQTITAGGVDFAYRELGKYHGGTPVVFLTHLAAVLDNWDPRVVDGIAAEHHVVTFDNRGVGASSGSPSNSIEQMADDAIAFIKAMGFKQVDLFGFSMGGMVAQEIVLKEPQLVRKIILAGTGPAGGEGISAVTGVTFYDMLRGFFTGQDPKQYLFFTRTPNGIDAGKALNERSEDRDKKISVTAFLAQLEAIRAWGRKEPENLSVVQNPVFVVNGDSDRMVPSKNSEDLARRLPNSNLIIYPDSGHGGVFQFYADFVPKALEFLAK; encoded by the coding sequence ATGATCCAGGAGATCAATGCAATGCGTCGTCTACTGAAGGCAAGCGTCCTCGGACTCGCCCTGGCAGCAACCCTCGTTTCAGCGCCAGTGCAGGCGGCCGAAGTTTCGCCAGATAACGCGACGATGAGTTCGTCGCCGCTGAAACAGGAACTCGAGGTCAGCTGGAAAGATGCGCCAACGCAAACCATCACGGCAGGCGGAGTGGACTTCGCATATCGGGAACTTGGGAAATACCATGGCGGCACGCCGGTGGTCTTTCTTACCCACCTGGCCGCCGTGCTGGACAACTGGGATCCTCGGGTGGTGGACGGCATTGCGGCGGAGCATCATGTAGTTACGTTCGACAATCGGGGTGTTGGCGCTTCCAGTGGTTCACCATCGAATTCGATTGAACAGATGGCTGATGATGCCATCGCCTTCATCAAGGCCATGGGGTTCAAACAGGTAGATCTTTTTGGTTTCTCGATGGGCGGCATGGTCGCCCAGGAAATCGTGCTGAAGGAGCCGCAACTTGTCCGCAAGATTATTCTCGCGGGGACCGGTCCCGCTGGCGGGGAAGGCATCAGTGCCGTGACCGGCGTAACTTTCTACGACATGCTCCGAGGCTTCTTCACCGGCCAGGATCCGAAGCAGTATCTGTTCTTCACCCGTACGCCCAACGGTATCGACGCGGGCAAGGCTTTGAACGAGCGCTCGGAGGACCGTGACAAGAAAATCTCCGTGACCGCGTTTCTGGCTCAATTAGAGGCGATTCGCGCCTGGGGCCGGAAAGAGCCAGAGAACCTGTCGGTGGTGCAGAATCCGGTGTTCGTTGTCAACGGCGATAGCGATCGGATGGTCCCAAGCAAGAACTCGGAAGACCTGGCGCGGCGCCTGCCGAACAGCAACCTGATCATCTACCCTGATTCCGGCCATGGCGGGGTGTTTCAATTCTACGCCGACTTTGTGCCCAAGGCGCTAGAGTTCCTTGCGAAATAA
- a CDS encoding alkene reductase produces MTDKTLFEPYALGRLTLANRFVMAPLTRNRAGAGLVPSELAATYYAQRASAGLIITEATQVSAQAQGYQDTPGVYTLEQIAGWRKVTEAVHAKGGRIFAQLWHVGRVSHVDVQPGGAAPVAPSAIRAETKTFVNNGFADVSQPRALELDELPGIVGDFRRAAANAMAAGFDGVEIHGANGYLLEQFIKDGANQRTDAYGGSIENRARLLLEVVAAVVEEIGADRTGVRISPVSPANGISTSDPQPQYDYIAGQLSALDIVYLHVVEGATGGPRDVAPFDYDALRQRFRQTYLANNGYDLELATARLDEGKADLFAFGRAFISNPDLIERLKTGAPLAQPDFATLYGGGAAGYTDYPTIAA; encoded by the coding sequence ATGACCGACAAGACGCTTTTCGAGCCCTACGCCCTTGGCCGCCTGACACTCGCCAATCGCTTTGTCATGGCACCGCTGACCCGCAATCGCGCAGGCGCGGGGCTGGTGCCCAGCGAACTGGCCGCGACCTACTACGCCCAGCGCGCCTCGGCCGGCCTGATCATCACGGAGGCCACTCAGGTGTCAGCCCAGGCCCAGGGCTATCAGGACACCCCGGGCGTGTACACACTCGAGCAAATCGCCGGCTGGCGCAAGGTCACCGAGGCCGTGCATGCCAAGGGTGGACGCATCTTCGCGCAACTCTGGCACGTCGGCCGTGTTTCGCACGTCGATGTCCAGCCTGGCGGCGCTGCGCCGGTCGCGCCTTCGGCCATCCGCGCGGAGACGAAAACCTTCGTCAACAATGGCTTTGCCGACGTGTCGCAGCCACGCGCCCTCGAACTCGACGAATTGCCGGGCATCGTTGGCGACTTTCGTCGAGCCGCGGCCAATGCCATGGCAGCCGGCTTTGACGGCGTGGAGATCCACGGCGCCAACGGCTATCTGCTGGAGCAGTTCATCAAGGACGGTGCCAACCAGCGCACTGACGCCTACGGCGGCTCGATCGAGAATCGCGCGCGCCTGTTGCTGGAAGTCGTCGCTGCAGTGGTGGAAGAAATTGGTGCCGATCGCACCGGCGTGCGCATCTCGCCTGTGTCGCCGGCAAACGGCATCTCGACCAGCGATCCCCAGCCGCAGTACGACTACATCGCCGGGCAGCTCAGCGCGCTGGACATCGTCTACCTTCACGTGGTCGAGGGTGCGACCGGCGGCCCGCGCGATGTCGCACCGTTTGACTACGACGCGCTGCGGCAGCGGTTCAGGCAAACCTACCTGGCCAATAACGGCTACGACCTGGAACTCGCTACCGCCAGGCTCGACGAGGGCAAGGCAGACCTGTTCGCCTTCGGCCGCGCATTCATCAGCAACCCCGATCTGATCGAACGCCTGAAGACCGGCGCACCGCTGGCGCAGCCCGACTTCGCCACGCTCTATGGTGGCGGCGCTGCGGGCTACACCGACTACCCGACCATTGCCGCCTGA
- a CDS encoding GMC family oxidoreductase — translation MTNANSETTRDSAPQASPNPEFDFDWAIVGSGFGGSVAALRLTEKGYRVGVIERGRRYEDSDLPTSTNEIEKFVWAPEQGLYGILRDVAYQHVETASQTGVGGGSLMYGGVLFRAQKGFYNAPQWRGLESWEAALDPHYAKAEFMLGVRESPWDSVSIQLTKRIGEHFGVSDGFRLAPTGVFFGEPGKTVDDPYFGGEGPARTGCRRCGDCMIGCRTGAANRLTKNYLWFAEKRGARIIPEQEVIDVRPLGAADGADGYRLVVEQRSPDGSRARTEYTARGVVFAGGAIATNELLADCKYRGSLPRISDRLGHLVRTNSETFLSVQFPRDLEAWRDVTAPSRLIFDGDTQVELLTVGKHADAWQGKFTVLTGKGNILVRRVKWLTNVILHPRRWKATKQSEGWSARSLAMLVMQPRDNAVRLRAQKRSTGTGYTLVSEIDKSRPAPTFLSVGHKVAKWLAEETGGVAGSTLTEAFRNAPWTAHILGGAVIGSNATTGVIDAELKVFGYKNMIVCDAAALPANPGVNPALTITALAEYAMDRLPRAPATTPEPVEG, via the coding sequence ATGACGAATGCCAACTCAGAAACAACACGCGACAGCGCGCCGCAGGCCTCGCCGAACCCGGAGTTCGACTTCGACTGGGCGATCGTCGGGTCCGGATTCGGCGGAAGCGTCGCCGCTCTCCGGCTGACCGAGAAGGGGTACCGGGTGGGCGTGATCGAACGCGGACGTCGCTACGAGGACAGTGATCTACCCACTTCGACAAACGAGATCGAAAAGTTCGTCTGGGCTCCGGAGCAAGGGCTCTACGGCATCCTCCGAGATGTCGCGTACCAACATGTCGAGACCGCCTCGCAGACGGGCGTAGGAGGTGGGAGCCTCATGTACGGGGGCGTGCTCTTCCGTGCGCAGAAGGGGTTCTACAACGCCCCCCAGTGGCGAGGCCTCGAGTCCTGGGAGGCGGCGCTCGACCCGCACTACGCCAAGGCGGAGTTCATGCTCGGCGTGCGGGAATCCCCGTGGGACTCGGTCTCGATCCAGCTGACCAAGCGCATCGGCGAGCACTTCGGGGTCTCCGACGGATTCAGGCTTGCGCCGACCGGCGTGTTCTTCGGCGAACCCGGCAAGACAGTGGATGATCCCTACTTCGGCGGCGAAGGACCTGCGCGGACCGGATGCAGACGTTGCGGCGATTGCATGATCGGATGCCGCACGGGCGCCGCGAACAGGCTGACGAAGAACTATCTCTGGTTCGCGGAGAAGCGGGGCGCCCGGATCATTCCGGAGCAGGAGGTCATCGACGTCCGGCCCCTCGGCGCAGCCGACGGCGCAGACGGGTACCGGCTGGTCGTAGAGCAGCGCAGCCCCGACGGGTCCCGCGCCCGCACTGAGTACACCGCTCGCGGCGTCGTCTTCGCCGGCGGAGCTATCGCAACCAACGAACTGCTCGCAGACTGCAAGTACCGTGGATCACTACCGCGGATCAGCGACAGACTCGGCCACCTGGTCCGCACGAACAGCGAGACCTTCCTCAGCGTCCAGTTCCCCCGGGATCTCGAGGCATGGCGCGACGTGACAGCGCCCAGCCGATTGATCTTCGACGGGGACACCCAGGTCGAACTCCTTACCGTCGGGAAGCATGCCGACGCATGGCAGGGCAAGTTCACCGTCCTCACAGGCAAGGGGAACATCCTCGTCCGTCGCGTCAAGTGGTTGACGAACGTCATCCTTCACCCGAGACGGTGGAAGGCAACCAAGCAATCCGAGGGCTGGAGCGCCCGATCACTGGCGATGCTCGTCATGCAGCCTCGCGACAACGCGGTCCGGTTACGCGCGCAGAAGCGCAGCACCGGCACCGGCTACACGCTAGTCAGCGAGATCGATAAGTCCCGTCCCGCCCCGACATTCCTCTCTGTCGGGCACAAGGTCGCTAAGTGGCTCGCCGAGGAAACGGGTGGGGTTGCGGGCAGCACCCTGACCGAAGCCTTCCGCAACGCCCCGTGGACGGCGCACATCCTCGGCGGGGCGGTCATCGGCTCGAACGCGACCACCGGCGTCATCGACGCGGAGCTGAAAGTGTTCGGTTACAAGAACATGATCGTCTGCGACGCCGCCGCGCTGCCCGCGAATCCCGGGGTCAACCCCGCGCTCACGATCACCGCGCTCGCCGAATACGCGATGGATCGGCTCCCACGCGCACCCGCGACGACGCCAGAGCCTGTGGAGGGGTGA
- a CDS encoding SDR family oxidoreductase, which translates to MTSLPTVLITGASSGIGATYAERFAGRGHDLVLVARDKARLDTLAARLREERGVSVEVLQADLTQPGDLAAVETRLRDDARIGILINNAGMGQSGGFVQQTAEGIERLITLNTTALTRLAAAVAPRFVQSGTGAIVNIGSVVGFAPELGMSIYGATKAFVLFLSQGLNLELSPSGVYVQAVLPAATRTEIWERAGVDVNTLTEVMEVGELVDAALVGFDRRELVTIPPLHVAARWDALDGARQGLLSDIRQAHVADRYRPEA; encoded by the coding sequence GTGACCTCGCTTCCGACTGTTCTCATCACCGGCGCCTCCTCCGGCATCGGCGCCACTTACGCCGAGCGCTTCGCCGGCCGCGGCCACGACCTCGTGCTGGTTGCACGCGACAAGGCGCGCCTCGATACGCTGGCCGCGCGCCTGCGTGAAGAACGCGGTGTGTCTGTCGAAGTGCTGCAGGCCGACCTGACCCAGCCTGGGGATCTGGCCGCGGTCGAGACTCGCCTGCGCGACGACGCTCGCATAGGCATCCTGATCAACAACGCCGGCATGGGTCAGTCGGGTGGCTTCGTGCAGCAGACCGCTGAGGGCATCGAACGCCTGATCACGCTCAACACCACGGCACTGACGCGGCTCGCAGCCGCGGTCGCTCCGCGCTTCGTGCAGTCGGGGACTGGCGCGATCGTCAACATCGGCTCGGTGGTGGGTTTCGCGCCCGAGCTCGGCATGTCGATCTACGGCGCCACCAAGGCCTTCGTGCTTTTCCTGTCGCAGGGATTGAACCTCGAGTTGTCGCCCAGCGGCGTCTACGTGCAGGCGGTGCTGCCGGCGGCGACCCGCACGGAGATCTGGGAGCGCGCCGGCGTCGACGTCAATACGCTTACCGAGGTGATGGAGGTCGGCGAACTGGTTGATGCGGCACTGGTCGGCTTCGATCGCCGCGAGCTGGTCACCATCCCGCCGCTGCACGTGGCCGCGCGCTGGGACGCGCTGGATGGCGCGCGTCAAGGGCTCCTGTCGGATATTCGACAAGCGCACGTGGCCGATCGCTATCGGCCGGAAGCTTGA
- a CDS encoding winged helix-turn-helix transcriptional regulator, which yields MFHPASPEQGLVQCDMPNKTYGQLCPMARALDVLGDRWTLLVIRELLLGPKRFKDLLAIMPAMGANRLSERLAMLVESDVIQPTTLPAPAAAPAYELTELGEQLRKPVIALGLWGLHLPIDERIDPSSARAELIALCLTGSSDPASSAGLQALYEFHVGAEVFHVPVNDGKVLVRSGPSEEPADVKIQCDMDTFMALALRQVTPAHALREGRATLLHGSRQAFTQVFKVLEYKP from the coding sequence GTGTTCCACCCGGCTTCGCCTGAGCAGGGCCTTGTACAATGTGACATGCCAAACAAAACCTACGGTCAACTTTGCCCAATGGCCCGGGCATTAGACGTCCTCGGCGATCGTTGGACGCTGCTCGTGATCCGCGAACTCCTGCTAGGTCCGAAGCGGTTCAAGGATCTGCTGGCGATCATGCCTGCCATGGGCGCAAACCGGCTGTCCGAGCGCCTGGCCATGCTGGTGGAGAGCGATGTCATCCAGCCGACCACGTTGCCAGCGCCCGCCGCAGCGCCAGCTTACGAACTGACGGAATTGGGCGAACAATTGCGCAAACCGGTAATCGCGCTTGGGCTTTGGGGTCTGCACCTGCCGATCGATGAGCGCATCGATCCGTCCAGTGCCCGTGCGGAACTCATCGCACTGTGCTTGACGGGTTCGAGCGATCCGGCGTCAAGCGCCGGTTTGCAAGCCTTGTACGAGTTCCATGTGGGGGCAGAAGTTTTCCATGTCCCGGTGAACGACGGGAAGGTGCTGGTCCGCTCCGGCCCCAGCGAAGAGCCCGCCGACGTCAAGATACAGTGCGACATGGATACGTTCATGGCGCTGGCCCTGCGTCAAGTCACACCTGCGCATGCGCTCCGCGAGGGGCGCGCAACCCTGCTGCATGGAAGCCGACAAGCGTTCACGCAGGTATTCAAGGTTCTCGAATACAAGCCCTGA
- a CDS encoding GMC family oxidoreductase has protein sequence MSASHDFDYIVIGSGFGGSVSACRLTEKGYSVGVMEMGRRWTVEDFPRTNWDARRWMWKPGLKMFGFYNMRIFRHVMVLSGNAVGGGSITYANALLIPPDRVWDEGSWAGLTDWKRAMPQYYAMAEKMLGVTENRMLGEADLRLKKMADLQGVGDTYHSGRVATFFAPKGEAGGKTYPDPYFGGEGPERGTCVGCGGCMVGCKHNAKNTLDKNYLYFAEKRGAQVFAETRVVDVRPLNGKEDGSDGYEVFTERSTAWFDKQRRSFRCRGVVFAASSLGTMELLFRLKHSGSLPRISDDLGKRVRTNAESLVGVRFPAKDKSMSPGVAGGAGVYIDERTHIGAVRYPEGSDATGLMMTLLCGGRAGWTRIFTWLWTLLTHPLKAAHVHNPFGFARQTVLFVVMQTVDAFINMQFKRRWYWPFKKRLCTEGGPIPTFIPEANAFVEKGAKALGGIPTTLLTEILFNIPTTAHCMGGCAMADSPERGVMDVQNRVFGYQNLLVCDGSMLSSNLGVNPSLTITALTEHAMSHISTKSSLATLHPSALHGQPVLI, from the coding sequence ATGAGTGCTTCCCATGATTTCGACTACATCGTCATCGGCTCGGGCTTCGGCGGTAGCGTGTCGGCCTGCCGGCTGACCGAGAAGGGCTACTCGGTTGGCGTAATGGAGATGGGCCGGCGCTGGACGGTTGAGGATTTTCCCCGGACCAACTGGGACGCGCGGCGCTGGATGTGGAAACCTGGTCTGAAAATGTTCGGCTTCTACAACATGCGCATCTTTCGCCACGTGATGGTCCTGAGCGGCAACGCGGTCGGCGGCGGCTCCATCACCTACGCCAACGCCCTGCTGATTCCGCCCGACAGAGTGTGGGACGAGGGCTCCTGGGCTGGCCTGACGGACTGGAAGCGCGCCATGCCGCAGTACTACGCCATGGCGGAGAAAATGCTGGGCGTCACCGAGAACAGGATGCTGGGCGAGGCGGATCTTCGGCTCAAGAAGATGGCGGATTTGCAAGGCGTGGGCGACACGTACCACAGCGGCCGCGTCGCGACGTTCTTTGCTCCCAAAGGCGAGGCCGGCGGCAAGACTTATCCTGATCCCTACTTCGGCGGTGAAGGTCCGGAGCGCGGCACTTGCGTCGGTTGCGGTGGCTGCATGGTGGGTTGCAAGCACAACGCCAAGAACACACTCGACAAGAACTATCTTTACTTCGCGGAAAAACGTGGTGCACAGGTCTTTGCCGAAACCAGGGTGGTCGACGTGCGCCCGCTCAACGGCAAGGAAGACGGCAGTGACGGCTACGAGGTCTTCACCGAACGTTCAACTGCCTGGTTCGACAAGCAGCGGCGCAGTTTCCGCTGCCGCGGTGTCGTATTTGCCGCTTCTTCATTGGGCACGATGGAGTTGTTGTTCCGGCTCAAGCACAGCGGCTCCCTGCCGCGCATCAGCGACGACCTTGGCAAACGCGTGCGCACCAATGCCGAATCCCTGGTGGGTGTGCGCTTTCCAGCCAAAGACAAGAGCATGTCGCCCGGCGTGGCCGGCGGCGCCGGCGTCTATATCGACGAGCGCACGCACATCGGTGCAGTACGTTACCCGGAAGGCTCGGACGCGACGGGTCTGATGATGACCTTGCTGTGCGGCGGCCGTGCCGGATGGACGCGGATTTTCACGTGGCTATGGACCTTGCTGACCCATCCGCTCAAAGCGGCGCATGTGCACAACCCGTTCGGGTTTGCGCGCCAGACTGTCCTGTTCGTGGTGATGCAGACGGTGGATGCTTTTATCAACATGCAGTTCAAGCGCCGCTGGTACTGGCCGTTCAAAAAGCGGTTGTGCACCGAGGGCGGCCCGATTCCCACCTTCATCCCTGAAGCCAATGCGTTTGTTGAAAAGGGGGCAAAGGCACTGGGCGGCATTCCTACCACCTTATTGACCGAGATCCTGTTCAACATCCCCACCACGGCGCACTGCATGGGTGGGTGCGCGATGGCGGACTCTCCCGAACGAGGCGTCATGGATGTCCAGAACCGCGTCTTCGGTTATCAGAATCTGCTGGTCTGCGACGGCTCGATGCTCAGTTCCAACCTGGGCGTGAACCCCAGCCTGACCATCACCGCGCTGACCGAGCATGCGATGTCCCACATTTCGACGAAATCGTCCCTTGCAACCCTCCATCCGAGTGCTCTCCATGGCCAACCCGTCCTCATTTAA
- a CDS encoding TetR family transcriptional regulator, whose protein sequence is MKITKAQAQANREHVVETSSQLFRERGYDGVGVADLMAAAGFTHGGFYKQFRSKADLVAESAACGIAQTVALSAGVNAPEFVRYYLSREHRDTRATGCTMAALGGDAARQPEAVRATFAAGIESLLAALSPEGTELDGADPGQVRARSLDILAHAVGAIVMSRACPNDSPLADEILAVCRDKILASLSPSATARASARNHGNDNSATPK, encoded by the coding sequence ATGAAGATCACCAAGGCACAGGCACAGGCCAACCGGGAGCACGTGGTCGAGACGTCGTCCCAACTGTTTCGGGAGCGTGGCTACGATGGAGTTGGCGTTGCCGATCTGATGGCCGCCGCCGGCTTCACCCATGGCGGCTTTTACAAACAGTTCCGCTCCAAGGCCGACCTGGTGGCGGAATCGGCGGCCTGCGGCATCGCGCAGACCGTGGCGTTGAGTGCGGGCGTAAACGCGCCTGAGTTTGTGCGGTATTACCTTTCTCGCGAGCACCGTGACACCCGCGCGACCGGTTGCACGATGGCCGCACTGGGCGGGGATGCCGCGCGTCAGCCGGAAGCGGTTCGGGCCACGTTTGCGGCCGGCATTGAGAGCCTGCTGGCTGCGCTGAGCCCCGAGGGCACTGAGTTGGACGGCGCCGATCCGGGCCAGGTGCGAGCCAGGTCCCTCGACATACTGGCGCACGCGGTCGGAGCCATTGTCATGTCGCGCGCCTGCCCGAACGATTCCCCGCTGGCCGACGAAATCCTGGCGGTGTGCCGCGACAAGATTCTCGCGTCACTAAGCCCGTCCGCGACAGCGCGCGCATCTGCCCGCAATCACGGTAACGACAACTCCGCCACGCCGAAGTGA